DNA from Triticum aestivum cultivar Chinese Spring unplaced genomic scaffold, IWGSC CS RefSeq v2.1 scaffold1764, whole genome shotgun sequence:
tatatatatatatatatacacacatatatatagggaaAAGCAAACCTATGATGTTTCTTTGTGGAGGTTGCAATCAAGGCCACATGCTCGCATTGGGATATGGTCCAGCTAGTTTCCCTCTTTACATTTCTTGTATTTTAGGTgactctcttttttttcctcataTAGAGCAAAGTGGTCCACGGTCCCCCCTCGTTAGCCCAGTAGGCTCAGTAGTAGGCTGTCAATGCTGGCGCCGCGCAGTCCTCGGCCCACGCGCAAAGGTTCTTGGCCTATGAACGGTTCCGAGTACGAGACGAACAATTCAgacttgttttattttgtttttgaataGCTCCTTTTTTTCAGCCGTGCTATGCTCATGGTGTGGGCTGGGCCATTTCCACTCGTTTATCTCTCACTCCTTCTCCATCCCGCCGCCCCAttactcccccctcccccctccatgGCTTGCGAGCTCCCCATTTCCCAGCGAGCCGCGCCGCCCAAACCCTCTCCCGCCCCCATCGCGGTGCTCCCCAAAGGGCTACCTCCATCTTATGCTGCACAAATACCAGCGAGATCTGGGTGGACGGGACACGGGCGATATCGTCATCAACCGCCGCCCCCTGGCGCCTTGTGCGGGGTGAGGGGTGCCGCACCGCCAAGCCACGATCCTCTCTCCTCTCTACCATGGTGTAAGTGGTGCGGGGAGGCCCGTGCGCCGTCGACGGAGATCTTGCCCGTAAGGTGCCATTTGGCCTACTCCTCGTACTCAGCTCGTTTAAGTGCTGCGATTTCAAAAGCTAGAGATGCATTTTTTTCTAGGGAGTCTGACATGGATTTTACTGCAAGCAATGGGCCTTGGAGATTCCGTCATGCATTGTTTAACAAGCTCAGACCTTGCGTCAATGACAACTGAGAAGGCAGTGTCAAAACTTATCAAAAGGAAACAATTTGTTCTTTCTTGGCCTTTAGTTTGCAAATGCACTTTTGTTGAGATACAGAATGCACGTCAACTGCACAACAAATTATCACGGCTTTCAATTTTCCAATATTTCCACATAATTTTGTTTGTATCATTTAGTTTGCTTTCCCTTTTCCAATCTTGCACGTAATTTTGTTGTCTAATAGATGGGCTGTGAGTTTGGACTTCGCCGTGGCCGCTGCTCATTCCGCCA
Protein-coding regions in this window:
- the LOC123173430 gene encoding uncharacterized protein isoform X1, producing the protein MACELPISQRAAPPKPSPAPIAVLPKGLPPSYAAQIPARSGWTGHGRYRHQPPPPGALCGVRGAAPPSHDPLSSLPWCKWCGEARAPSTEILPVRWAVSLDFAVAAAHSATALRALTADCTQSASAVSCAGSASHYLQDHGPVAPTLSTTAMLTLPGMCTGLRLCDTSRSSKRVRTCTSVFTSIPSIKKYKSV
- the LOC123173430 gene encoding uncharacterized protein isoform X2 is translated as MACELPISQRAAPPKPSPAPIAVLPKGLPPSYAAQIPARSGWTGHGRYRHQPPPPGALCGVRGAAPPSHDPLSSLPWCKWCGEARAPSTEILPMGCEFGLRRGRCSFRHRAACPHCRLHPVRLCCVLRWVGIPLPAGPWPCGADVVDHSNADTARDVYWAEAL